The Pseudomonas rhizosphaerae genomic sequence CTGGAAGGCATGTTCCAACGCTACGCCAGCGGCGAGTTGAACGCCAAGGTCAACTAAGCTTCAGCGTTACGAAGGAACCCGCCCGCTGGCGGGTTTTTTCGTTCCAGTCGGAGCGTTTCGATGTCGGGGCTATCCTCAATACAAGTGCGCCGTCTATCGGCCAGAGGCCAGGCATAGGGCAAACTGGGGGAAATTGTCCTACAGCTTTGGGTGATGGCCGTCTAAAGTGATGCATGTCATCTCCGGGTCCCTCCGGACTCAGCCACGTCTGAACGAGTAGTAGCATGGAATGCGTCTCTTATCCGTCCACGGACGGCGGATCTACGTTGTTGGTGGTCGATGATTACCCGGAAAACCTGTTAAGCATGAGAGCACTGCTCGAACGCCAGGATTGGCAGGTGGTCACTGCGGCCTCGGGTGTCGAAGCGCTGGGCAAACTGCTCGAGCACGAAGTCGATCTGGTTTTACTGGACGTGCAGATGCCGGGCATGGACGGTTTCGAAGTGGCTCGCCTGATGCGCGGTAGCCAGCGCACGCGCCTGACCCCGATCATCTTCCTGACCGCCAACGAGCAGTCACAGGCCGCCGTGCTCAAGGGCTACGCCACGGGCGCCGTGGATTATCTGTTCAAGCCGTTCGATCCTCAAATTCTGCGGCCCAAGGTTCAGGCACTGCTCGAGCAGCAGCGCAACCGACGCGACCTGCAACGCTTGAGTCGGGAGCTGGAAACGGCTCGCGCCTTCAATGCCTCGGTACTCGAAAACGCCGGAGAAGGCATTCTGGTGGTCAGCGAACAGGGTCTGATCACCTTCGCCAACCCGGCTATCTCGCGCCTGCTCGGCGCCAATGTCGAGCAATTGCAGCGCGGAGCCTTGACCGACTACCTGCACAAACCGCATGTCCCCGAGTGGTTCGAATCCGACTTCTACCGCGCCTACAGCACGCGCACGACCTACCGCGTTCATGATGCGCTCCTGCGCACGGCGAACGGCCAGCAATTGCCGGTGGCCTTGTCGTGCGCGCCGTTGCCGGGCGAGCAGCGCGCGATGGTGGTGACGATCCTGGACATGTCGGTGGTGCGCAGCCTGCACCAGCAGCTCGAATACCAGGCGGTCACCGATCCGCTGACCGGGCTGCTCAACCGCCGTGGTTTCTATCAGGCCGTAGAGAGTGCGCTGGTGCGCAACGAGCGTGCGGAAAAGGCCCAGGCCCTGCTGTATCTGGACCTCGACGGTTTCAAGCGAATCAACGACAGCCATGGCCATGACGCTGGCGATCGAGCCCTGCGCTGGGTGGCCGAACAGCTCAAGGCGGTCCTGCGCCCCTTCGACGTGGTGGCGCGTCTGGGTGGCGACGAGTTCACAGCGTTGCTGGACAACCTCGACTACCCGGAGCAGGCGGCCAAGGTGGCGGAAAAGCTCATGGAACGCATCGCCATGGAGCAGACCGTGGAGGGCGTGGACATCAGCCTGGGCGTCAGCATTGGTATCGCCACCTACCCCGAATGCGGGGCCAACCTGGACAGCCTGCTGCGTGCGGCCGATATCGCCATGTACGCTGCGAAGCAGGCCGGCCGCCAGCAATACCGCTACTACGACCAGGATCTGAATGGCCGGGCGCGGTCGCGTCTACTGCTCGAAACCAGTGTCGGCGAAGCCATCGAGAACCGTGATTTCAGTTTGGTCTACCAGCCGCAGGTGTCGCTGCTCGACGGCCGTCTGCGAGGTTTCGAGGCGCTGTTGCGCTGGTGCCATCCCAGCGTGGGCGACGTGCAGCCGGGGCTGTTCATTCCCCTGCTCGAACAGGCGCGGCTGATCAATCGCCTGTCGAGCTGGATCTACACCCAGGGTGCGGCTCAGCGGCAGGCCTGGTCCAGCCGGTTTCCTGCCGAGCTTGTGCTCAGCATCAGCTTGAGCAATGCCCAGTTCGCCATGCCCAACCTGATTGCCGAACTGCAGCGCGCGATCGCCTTGCATGGGCTGCGCCCGCAACAGCTCGAAGTGGAAGTGGTGGAATGTTCGCTGATGCACAACCTGCCCCAGGCCACTACGCAACTGCATCAGCTGCGCAACCTGGGCGTACGCATTGCCCTGGACGATTTCGGCACGGGCCCGTGCTCGCTGAAGCTGCTGCGCGACTTGCCCATCGATACGCTCAAGCTGGACCGCCACCTGATCGCCAGGCTGCCCGACTCACACCCCGACGGTGTCTTCGCCCGCAGCGTGATCCAGGCCTGCAACGCCTTCGACATCACGGTGATCGCCGAGGGCGTGGAAACCGCCGAGCAATGCCAGTGGTTACGCGCCGCCGGTTGCGAATGGATCCAGGGCTTTGTGATTGCCCGGCCGTTGACTGCACAGGCTGCCAGCGACTTCCCACTGGTCAGCACGGGGGTGCAGCCTGCGGTGGTGTGACGCCAACGCCGGGCAGGCGTTACACTGCACGCTTCTTTCCCGTTGAAACAGGCATCATGACCGCGCTGAAGTACCTGCAAGCCTACCCACCCGCACTGCAGGAGCAGGTACGGCAACTGATCGAGCGCGGCCAACTGGCGGACTATCTCAGCCAGCGTTACCCCGGGCGCCACGCCGTGCAGAGCGACAAGGCGCTGTACAGCTATGCCATGGCGTTGAAGCAGGAGCACCTGCGCAATGCGCCGGCCATCGACAAGGTCCTGTTCGACAACCGCCTGGACCTGACGCATCGCGCGCTGGGCCTGCACACGGCGGTGTCGCGGGTACAGGGCGGCAAGCTCAAGGCCAAGAAGGAAATCCGCATCGCTTCATTGTTCAAGGACGCAGCGCCGCAGTTTCTCCAGATGATCGTGGTGCATGAGCTGGCGCACTTCCGTGAGAGCGACCACAACAAGGCGTTCTACCAGCTGTGCGAGCACATGCTGCCCGGTTACCACCAGTTGGAATTCGACCTGCGCGTCTACCTGACCTACCGTGATCTACCCCCGCCGACGTGAAGGACATTCCCATGCAAGTCAGCAAGACCCGCAGCAGTTTCTACCGTCGGCTCTACGTAGCCTGGCTGATCGACAGCGGCCAGGCGGCCACCGTGCCGGCCCTGATCGAGGCCACGGGCATGCCTCGGCGCACCGCCCAGGACACCATTGCAGCGCTGGCCGATCTGGACATCACCTGCGAGTTCGAGCAGCAGGACGGTGAGCGCAATCACATCGGCCGCTATGTGATCAGGCAGTGGGGTGCAATCGACCGGGAATGGATCGGCCAGAACCTGGGGCAGATCCGGCAGGTCCTGGGCTACCCCTGAGCAGCTTCGTTCTCGCGGCGCATGGCGATGTGCGGGATGTTGTCCTCGAGGTATTCCTCGCCCTGGGCGATGAAACCGTAGCGGCCGTAATAGCCCTGCAGATGGGCCTGGGCCGATAGCTGGATCGGCACCTGCGGCCAGCGTTGGGCGGCCTGCTCCAGTGCGTTGGACAGCAACGTGTGGCCCAATCCCGTGCCGCGAGCCGATGCGGCGGTGATCACCCGGCCGATCACCACGTCGCCGTCCTGGGTCGACGGGTCGAGCAGACGCAGGTAGGCCACCAGCTGCCCGTCACTCCACGCCAGCAGATGGCAGGTGTCGGCGTACAGGTCCTGCCCGTCGACGTCCTGGTAGGGGCATTGCTGCTCGACCACGAAGACTTCGCTGCGCAGGCGCAGGATTTCGTACAGCTGGCGCACGTCCAGCTCGCTGTGGTGCATGCACATCCATTCGACGGCCATAGTTACCTCGTTCAACGTTTCGATTCGGGCAGGCTGCAGCGCCGCTAGGGGGCGACCGCGGTCGGCCCCTTGATCAGGTGCGCGGCCAGGGTTCGCAGTGGCCCCAGTTGCCGACAGATCAACGCCAGTTGGGTCTGGACCAGGCGCTGGCCTTCGTCGACCTCGTCGGGCATCTGCTCCAGCGCGTCGGCCAACGCTTCCTCACTGTCGCTCTGCACCTGCACCGGTTCGCGCGTGGCCAGGCCCGTCGCGATTTCATCGATGCTGCGCGCCAGGCTTTCGCCGGCCTCGCCGATCAGTTGCTCACGCGCCTCGCCTGGCAACTCGGTGCCACGGTGAGCACCCAGGCCGGACAGGTAGCTGAGCAAGGTGTGCGACAGCACCAGGAAGCGGAAGCCGACGTCGGCTTCCTTGCGGAAGTGCCCCGGCTCCATGAGCATGTTGGCCAGGGTGGTGGAGAGCGCGGCATCGGCGTTGTGCGCGTTGCGCCGGGCCAGGCGGTAGGCGAGGTCGTCGCTC encodes the following:
- a CDS encoding putative bifunctional diguanylate cyclase/phosphodiesterase, translating into MECVSYPSTDGGSTLLVVDDYPENLLSMRALLERQDWQVVTAASGVEALGKLLEHEVDLVLLDVQMPGMDGFEVARLMRGSQRTRLTPIIFLTANEQSQAAVLKGYATGAVDYLFKPFDPQILRPKVQALLEQQRNRRDLQRLSRELETARAFNASVLENAGEGILVVSEQGLITFANPAISRLLGANVEQLQRGALTDYLHKPHVPEWFESDFYRAYSTRTTYRVHDALLRTANGQQLPVALSCAPLPGEQRAMVVTILDMSVVRSLHQQLEYQAVTDPLTGLLNRRGFYQAVESALVRNERAEKAQALLYLDLDGFKRINDSHGHDAGDRALRWVAEQLKAVLRPFDVVARLGGDEFTALLDNLDYPEQAAKVAEKLMERIAMEQTVEGVDISLGVSIGIATYPECGANLDSLLRAADIAMYAAKQAGRQQYRYYDQDLNGRARSRLLLETSVGEAIENRDFSLVYQPQVSLLDGRLRGFEALLRWCHPSVGDVQPGLFIPLLEQARLINRLSSWIYTQGAAQRQAWSSRFPAELVLSISLSNAQFAMPNLIAELQRAIALHGLRPQQLEVEVVECSLMHNLPQATTQLHQLRNLGVRIALDDFGTGPCSLKLLRDLPIDTLKLDRHLIARLPDSHPDGVFARSVIQACNAFDITVIAEGVETAEQCQWLRAAGCEWIQGFVIARPLTAQAASDFPLVSTGVQPAVV
- a CDS encoding M48 family metallopeptidase, yielding MTALKYLQAYPPALQEQVRQLIERGQLADYLSQRYPGRHAVQSDKALYSYAMALKQEHLRNAPAIDKVLFDNRLDLTHRALGLHTAVSRVQGGKLKAKKEIRIASLFKDAAPQFLQMIVVHELAHFRESDHNKAFYQLCEHMLPGYHQLEFDLRVYLTYRDLPPPT
- a CDS encoding winged helix-turn-helix domain-containing protein, which codes for MQVSKTRSSFYRRLYVAWLIDSGQAATVPALIEATGMPRRTAQDTIAALADLDITCEFEQQDGERNHIGRYVIRQWGAIDREWIGQNLGQIRQVLGYP
- a CDS encoding GNAT family N-acetyltransferase — protein: MAVEWMCMHHSELDVRQLYEILRLRSEVFVVEQQCPYQDVDGQDLYADTCHLLAWSDGQLVAYLRLLDPSTQDGDVVIGRVITAASARGTGLGHTLLSNALEQAAQRWPQVPIQLSAQAHLQGYYGRYGFIAQGEEYLEDNIPHIAMRRENEAAQG